Proteins encoded within one genomic window of Panacibacter microcysteis:
- a CDS encoding enolase C-terminal domain-like protein, translated as MKITNIRATTVAMPLEAPIRHSNGCHWGRFVRTIVQVETDEGITGLGEMGGGGESAEHAITALNQYLVGHDPMQLEQLYWKVCNPTASLYNNRTQLHAAIEFACIDIIGKKLGIRACDLLGGALREEVPFASYIFFRYKNEDTGIGGEETPGAIVAHAKELVAKYGFTSHKLKAGVFHPDHEIAVFKALSAAFPQHRVRIDPNAAWSVEEAIRIGKAIEDLPNDYYEDPTWGMEGMRRVRDMVRIPTSTNTVVVNFEQLAACIRTSAIDVILLDTTFWGGLRQAWKASVVCEKFQVGVAVHSSGELGIQLATMLHLGAAIPNLSFAADAHYHHITDDIIKGGKMQYVNGAIKVPQGHGLGVELDEDKLKQYNEYYKAVGGYRYDRDPQRPEWFSVLPERNWAKPLQ; from the coding sequence ATGAAGATCACAAACATCAGGGCCACCACCGTTGCCATGCCATTGGAGGCACCCATACGGCATTCAAACGGTTGCCACTGGGGCCGTTTTGTACGCACCATTGTGCAGGTAGAAACAGATGAAGGTATTACAGGTCTCGGTGAAATGGGCGGTGGCGGCGAATCAGCAGAGCATGCAATAACTGCATTGAATCAATACCTGGTTGGCCACGACCCCATGCAGCTTGAACAACTGTACTGGAAAGTATGTAACCCCACTGCATCATTGTACAACAACCGTACGCAGCTACATGCAGCTATTGAGTTTGCATGTATAGATATCATTGGTAAAAAGCTTGGCATACGTGCCTGCGATTTATTAGGTGGCGCTTTGCGGGAAGAAGTGCCTTTTGCATCGTATATCTTCTTTCGTTATAAAAATGAAGATACAGGTATTGGCGGCGAGGAAACTCCCGGGGCAATTGTGGCACATGCCAAAGAACTGGTAGCCAAATATGGTTTTACATCGCACAAACTGAAGGCGGGAGTTTTTCATCCAGATCATGAGATTGCAGTGTTCAAAGCTTTATCGGCAGCTTTTCCGCAACACAGGGTACGTATAGATCCCAATGCAGCATGGAGTGTGGAAGAAGCAATCAGGATAGGCAAAGCCATAGAAGATTTGCCCAACGATTACTACGAAGATCCTACGTGGGGCATGGAAGGTATGCGGCGTGTGCGGGATATGGTGCGTATACCAACATCAACAAATACTGTTGTGGTGAATTTTGAACAGCTGGCTGCATGTATACGTACCAGCGCAATTGATGTAATACTGCTCGACACAACCTTCTGGGGCGGTCTCCGCCAGGCCTGGAAAGCAAGTGTGGTGTGTGAAAAATTCCAGGTGGGTGTGGCCGTGCACAGTTCCGGCGAGTTGGGCATACAACTGGCCACCATGCTGCATCTTGGGGCTGCTATACCCAATCTTTCTTTTGCTGCAGATGCGCATTATCATCACATAACAGACGACATCATTAAGGGTGGTAAAATGCAATATGTAAACGGTGCAATAAAAGTACCGCAGGGCCATGGCCTGGGTGTTGAGCTGGACGAAGACAAACTGAAGCAATACAACGAATACTACAAGGCTGTTGGGGGTTACCGTTACGACCGCGATCCGCAAAGACCAGAATGGTTTAGCGTGTTACCGGAACGCAATTGGGCGAAGCCTTTGCAATAA
- a CDS encoding T9SS type A sorting domain-containing protein produces MKKVLLLSLLIVACNHIYAFTTQGDWRWRKDDGSETAATWLADENTEIEVSNMGENLRLRINLFYEVGGFLDDAVIEYSTDTANWIQINTTATTEAFILAGSSPYVTDLEATTKQLTGEGLEFYPGKIIVSSEKLPSFSLGRGEETEFEYCIKPTANLLPSTTYFFRINAAEYQEDVPFPSLKTAATLPIQLSDFSVKPDGKQVKIQWSTAFEQNNDRFEIERSTDAKNWKTVATVKGSGTTSIKHTYSAVDQLPVKGLNYYRIKQYDLDGKSTTSEFRSLKMFMENVQSAVSVFPNPAKSTINFMLHDFAGKNVVATLINNSGRVVHTETIKDIQPDVRYTLQTRQQPAPGMYVLQLKGDGLAKSIKVIVQ; encoded by the coding sequence ATGAAAAAAGTTTTACTATTATCCCTCCTTATTGTTGCATGCAATCATATTTATGCTTTTACAACACAGGGCGACTGGCGCTGGAGAAAAGACGATGGCTCCGAAACAGCAGCAACATGGCTGGCCGATGAAAACACTGAAATTGAAGTTTCAAACATGGGCGAAAATCTGCGTTTGCGTATTAATTTATTTTATGAAGTAGGTGGGTTTTTAGATGATGCAGTTATTGAATATTCCACTGATACTGCAAACTGGATTCAGATTAATACTACTGCAACTACTGAGGCATTTATTCTTGCAGGCTCAAGCCCTTATGTAACAGATCTGGAGGCTACTACAAAGCAGCTTACCGGTGAGGGCTTAGAATTCTACCCCGGTAAGATAATTGTGTCTTCAGAAAAGCTGCCATCGTTTTCATTGGGCAGAGGGGAAGAAACTGAATTTGAATATTGCATAAAACCAACTGCTAACCTTCTGCCTTCCACTACTTATTTTTTTCGTATAAATGCTGCAGAATACCAGGAAGATGTGCCTTTTCCTTCTTTGAAAACCGCCGCCACACTACCAATTCAGCTTTCCGATTTCTCCGTTAAACCAGATGGTAAACAGGTGAAAATACAATGGTCAACAGCCTTTGAGCAAAACAACGACCGCTTCGAAATTGAGCGCAGCACGGATGCCAAAAACTGGAAAACAGTTGCCACAGTAAAAGGCAGCGGTACCACCAGTATTAAACATACATACAGTGCTGTTGATCAGCTACCCGTAAAAGGCCTTAATTACTATCGCATCAAACAATACGATCTCGATGGAAAATCAACAACGTCTGAGTTCAGATCGCTTAAGATGTTTATGGAGAACGTACAGTCAGCCGTGTCTGTGTTCCCCAATCCGGCAAAATCAACCATCAACTTTATGTTGCACGATTTTGCAGGTAAAAATGTTGTAGCTACCCTTATCAACAACAGTGGTAGGGTAGTGCATACTGAAACAATCAAGGATATTCAGCCTGATGTAAGATATACCTTGCAAACAAGGCAGCAGCCTGCACCTGGCATGTATGTATTACAATTAAAAGGTGATGGCCTTGCTAAATCAATTAAGGTGATCGTACAATAA
- a CDS encoding SMP-30/gluconolactonase/LRE family protein: MKIAIKGVQVFADGLDHPECVAVHPDGSVWAGGEAGQIYKISKDGTSITTVANTGGFVLGIAFAPDCSWLAVCDLKHKCVWKLDLSTMQLEKFAQGAAGISFNIPNYPVFDKSGNLYVSESGAFREVSGKIFRFSANGYGNVWHHGPFNFANGMALSPGETCLYVVCTWLPGIERIAVNPDGTAGERTVVVTIPGTCPDGIAFDKAGNLYISCYAPNTIYRYTTDGILETFVHDWEAHTLSNPTNIAFDGNVLYSANLGRWHISKMMADIDGLPLAANNIDQ, translated from the coding sequence ATGAAGATCGCGATAAAGGGTGTACAGGTTTTTGCAGATGGTCTCGATCATCCTGAATGTGTGGCCGTGCACCCTGATGGCTCCGTGTGGGCGGGTGGTGAAGCGGGGCAGATCTATAAAATATCGAAAGATGGTACCAGTATAACAACAGTTGCCAACACCGGTGGCTTTGTCCTGGGCATAGCCTTTGCGCCCGACTGTAGCTGGCTTGCTGTATGTGATTTAAAACACAAGTGTGTATGGAAGCTCGATCTTTCAACGATGCAGCTTGAAAAGTTTGCACAAGGTGCTGCGGGCATCAGCTTCAACATTCCAAACTATCCTGTCTTCGATAAATCCGGCAACCTGTATGTGTCAGAAAGCGGCGCATTCAGGGAAGTATCGGGAAAGATTTTTCGTTTCAGTGCAAATGGCTATGGCAATGTCTGGCACCACGGGCCATTCAATTTTGCCAATGGCATGGCACTTTCGCCGGGTGAAACATGTTTGTATGTAGTATGTACCTGGCTGCCGGGTATAGAAAGGATCGCTGTAAATCCCGATGGTACGGCCGGCGAAAGAACAGTGGTGGTAACCATTCCTGGAACATGCCCTGATGGCATAGCATTCGATAAAGCAGGCAACTTGTACATATCCTGCTACGCGCCTAATACAATATACCGTTATACAACCGATGGGATATTGGAAACGTTTGTACACGACTGGGAGGCGCACACACTTTCCAATCCTACCAACATCGCATTCGATGGAAACGTGCTGTACAGTGCAAACCTGGGTCGCTGGCACATTAGTAAAATGATGGCGGATATAGATGGTTTACCACTTGCCGCGAATAATATTGATCAATAA